The nucleotide window ACCAGGTTACATGAACAAGAGGAAAATGGTTTATTCAACAACTTTCAAACGAAGCAacgaatataataaaaaagtaataccTTCTTGATAGCTCTCCAAGCAGCATCTTCCTTCCTATGAGGTTTTGGCTGAACCACTTTTGAATGATTCATCCATAAATCGTCCGGTTTCTGGAGATTGTCAATAAGACCATGTCACAGATTGAAGCCAAAAGCTCTTTAAAAGACATTGGAACTCGGTAGCCAGTAGATATTACCATATTAGCATCCGGAAGTTCTCTTACTGCCTCATCAACATTTTCTGCAGTTTGTTTGACCTGAAAGTGGATGTCAAAAGAACTTGTTATACTCAGCATTCAGGAAATATTTATAACGAAAATGAATAGATATCAATATTATACGAGAAAATAGAAGTCACAATTCTTATGCTTTGAAGACTTCAATATTTGGCACAAGGTGAATATGTAATGATGTTAACAGAGTTTAATGATTTGAGACGCAGTATATGGTAAATTAATGAAGAACTTGAATAGAGTCCAAACCAGTTGTTCTCCTTCTTTTGCAGTATTTTCTGCGATGCAGTTGTGAAGAGGCTCCACATGTTGGCTACCGTCGAGTTGAACACCAATAAAATACTGTACTTCTCCCTGTTCAAacgagtaaaaaaaaaaagtgtttatcCATCCAAAACAAAATTTCTGCGGCAAGATATTAGAAGAGCTAACTTCTTCACTCAATTATGATGTGTTATACCTTCTGGTCACGCATAGGTTGCAGATGGAACAAGTTCCAGAACTTTTTACCTGATGAGTTGAGCAGAAAAAGCTTCAATAGCAATAATAGGAATAATAACTGCAGCACTATTGTTTCCTTTTAATGAACTAAATAGTGCTAAGGGAAAAAACTGCTAACATTTCCTATCATTTTAGTAGTTTTCTGTGCAGAAACATTAGGCTAGCTTACCTGTCTTTGTATAATTAATGAGTTGTACAGTAACTTCAGTTTGGTTGTCAATCGCTTGTCTAATTTTTTTCACAGTTGCTGGATCTGTTTCAGGTCCTTGAAGAAATCTGAATGACCAAGGAGTATCTAAGTTAAAGATAAATTTGACATAGATAATTTCCAGTTAAATCAACCTCTAGAatgaaattttataatattctaAGATAAAATGCAGAGTTTTGTGGAAGTATGGCATATATATGAGGTGTGAACCAACAAAGTGTCAATATAATATTCATTTGCCTGTATGGACATTTAACTTGGAGCATATCattaagaaaaagtataggtagacaataaaaatactaaataatatgaataatagatatatcggatgttcaattcattaggtGTGCGGATGGTTatcctaatattaaaatttagatgagTAATTTGAGGGTGTAGTGTGTTTTTACTTTATTAGGCCAATTTTAGAGTTCGTTGTTCACAAAAACCATTGTCTACCCTAGCAATGTCctatcattaaatattaattaataacgaaaaaggcaaaataaaaaaattagaacataCCTGCAATTTTTGCCCAAGATTTCTTCACGACTATATTCAGTAAGCTCTAAGAAGCTGTCAGAAGCAAATAtctgtaacaaaaaaaaattacaaaattacaaAGCTTATCTTGTTCTTATATGTTCATATGAATTGAACAGGAGGTTAATATTCTCATCAGTAGTGTAATTAACAACAGTAATTAGTACATAAATTGAATATTACAATGGGATTGTCAGGGAGCCTAGGATCAGTGATGACAAAGTTTTTCTCAATACGTTCAAGTGTGGTGGCAAGATCAAGACCCTTCCTCTTCTCCCTTTGGATCTCTTTGCCCTCAAATTCAAAACTATCAGGTCTGTCATCATCATCCTCACTCTCTGAGCTCACTTCCTCAACACCTTCGTTATCTATGCTTTCTTCATTTGCCTGATTTTTCTTCATGAACCTGATGAAATAGTATAGAAACATGCATAACATTacgataagataactaactatGAAATAAGCATAATACAGATAAACTACCCCATGAAAGAACGGCGACGGGAGTTTTTCTGCTTCTTTTCAGGGAGCTCACTGATTTGCTGCAATGAAGTTAATCCAtgtcctccttctccttgtgATTTGCGTCTAGCAGATGAAGCTACGCTCTCAGATTTTCTCCTTGATGTTTTCTCTGTTTTGTTCTCTGCCTCTTCTTGTTGATGACGGTCAGCGCCTCCGGATGAATTTCTGATGAAGGGACGGCGGTTTGTTGATTCACTGAGTGCTCGAGGACGCTTTATGGCACTCACCAACTCCGATACTGAAGTTGTAGCATTCTCTTTTTGCCGTGCTGCATCAAATGTTTAATAACAAAAAGGAGTTAACGAAAAACAACTAAAGTTTaactattaataatattaaataaggtaagtttcgattttttttttctaacattACCGCTGCATTATATATTTCATGCACAAGCATTAACTAAACAAGATGATCTCGTCAAATTCTGTATATATTTCGCATGCTGAGTGATATATTGATATTACCTTCTTCTCCCTCCCGTTAGCAGTGttaactttttttgttatttaaccAACTTTATTGTGATCACATACACATTTGACTAAGTTTCAAGCAATGAGAGACTTATTGTTGATTATTCATTCTGATCAAAGAATATAAAGTGGATAAGTGATATATTGATCTGAATCTGAAATGCAGAGAGCTGTTCTCAGTACCATCATATCGAATCAATGATTCAGGCAAGCCATTGGGACGTAACGCCTTCTCCTTGGCCCCCTCCGTGTGCTTGCTAACCTCCACTTGCATTCTAATAAAAACAACTGATTATCATTAAGagaaattttaagaatattttaaagCTATGATGTTGTATAAGGACCCGTGGCTGGCTGCTACTGGCTCCCTTGTATTCCATCAAGCCCCACAGGCAATCAATGTTAAGGTTCGAATCTTTAGGCACTTGTGTATGATAACAATTAACAAGTCtcacaaataaaaaatgtggTCCATTTGGCCCAACACATGAAAATAACTCACAAATCACATTCATCTTAAAAACATAGATCCTCAATGATGTTTTTTGTTAACGGGTTTTTAAGTTTAAACCACTGCTGGAAGAAAATGATACATAGTATGGTCATTatcaaattattatcaaaatccATGCAGCCACAATTTGGTCCCCACCCAACCCTCTAATTAAAACAATGACAAAAAAGTCaagaataaaatgaataaaaaactAACTTTAAAGACAAACTCAAAAAGAGGTAAAAAAGGAAACTATCTTTACCCGATGAATTTGATGACTTTGCCATCCTCGTCCTTGATGGGTGAAATAGTAAGAAGATTCCAGAAGGGCGTCCCATCCTTCTTGTAATTCAGCAACCTTCCACAGTAACTCTTCCCAGCTTCCAATGCTTCCCTTATCCTTGACACGTCATCCGGATCCGTTTCCGCACCCTGTAAAAACCGACTGGACCCCACCCCGccatttaacataaaaaatcgTTATAACCGTTTTCTACTAATTCTGTCATCATTTTACAGTTATGGTTGTTACTAGATACATACCAGTTTCTACCTATCACCTCCTTGGAGGTGTAACCAGTCATCTTGAAGAACCCGGCACTGGCGTAAAGGATCGGGTAATCGGCTTTGGTAGCATCAGAAACCACGAAAGTTTGTTGAAACGCCGAAAGGGCGTTCTTCAGGTCCTCCGAGACTCTCGGGATCCCGCGCGATTCCGCTTCCTCCGAGGAGTCGCCGGAGGTGCGAGCTGAGTTTTTCGAGTTCCTCCGGGACGAACCGCCGCCGTCAGAGTTTCGAACCGCCACTCCCTGAGGCTTCCCGGTCTCCGTGTCCGTTTTCAGTACTAATCCCCACTCTGCAGCTCTCTGCGCTGCCGCACCAGACTCCGAACTCGCCAGCGGAATGGGTTCCTTAAGTGCCATCCAGGAGGTGGCAGTGGTTGTTGTGGACGTGGCGGCAGTGGTGGTCAGCTCCTCCAAGGAGTTACTGCGTGGCAGCTGCTGCTCTGCCGCCCAGGTTTTCCATATAGGCTGAGGACGCGCCGCCGCCGGCGAGCCGGTAGGATTACCCGCTGCGGATGCGGTGGAGTAGGAGGAGGCAGGGTTAAAGACTTCGAGGGAGCCACGTGGATCTCTGGGAAACGGTTTGAGTGGTGATTTCTTCGGTGATTTCCCTGCTGACTGCTCCATCGCcacctccttctctctctctcaattgCACTTTGTAGAGTATTTACAGTACAAGCTTTATTAGTAATAGTAAGTCACAACTTTATGCTAAGCTTTTTTAAACAAGTTCAATGAATAAATATTAACATAAGTTTACCCGAATATATACGTATCAATGTATCATCATATATGTGAATTGAATACTGATATCAGGGGANNNNNNNNNNNNNNNNNNNNNNNNNNNNNNNNNNNNNNNNNNNNNNNNNNNNNNTAGTAGGGTATATTAGATTTTAGTTAGTAATTGTAATGGGGACTTTCGAGAGTGATGGTGTTACGTGAAACAAATGAAGATTGGGACTTGTACAGCGAATGCCACACTGATCTGTCTAGGGTTTGTTTCGTCATTTCAATATTTGTGTTCAAGTCCCTGTATGTGACTATATGCCTATGTGGTTGGATCAATGCAAAGGAGCTTCTCTTACTGCCTCACATTTTTCAGGGATAGTTTTGTCATCAGATTTTGAGATGAGATCAAATTATTGGATGGGGGTGGACAAGAGTTCTTGTTGGGGACCTTAGGGAGACATGGCTTTAATATTTAACTGTGTGTTAATTATGGCAAAAAGCAACACATATCTGCAAGCTGTCAAGAAATTAATCCAAATGAAATAGCAACAAGAAATTAATATGTGATCAAGAATGTTCCTGACACACAAAGCCAAGCATGGACAAGAATGGTCAGATAATTGCAAGTAATTAACCTCCAATTGCGAGTTCTTAAAATCTCCTATATAGTTAAGTTTTAAATGACAGGATTGAACTTCatatatgtaattgaaaatgtgATCACAGTAGTTTAAAGCAATGCAAGACGACAATACAAGAAAAAACAATACCTGAATACTCTGAGTTGTGATGTTCTGATGGATCAGGAAGAATTATGAAAGTGATAGGTGGTGGTTATTGTGCTCATCAATTAGATAGTTCTGCGTCACTAGTATTCATAAGAAGCAAAGACACATGATGAAATGTTATAAAAGTTGGTATTATACTATTATAGAAGTGGGGTTTAATTTTAACGacaagagaagaaataaagaggaagaaggaagCAAAATACAAAAGTAAGGGGAAGAATAATTACAATTATCATTATCAAAAAAGAAGGCTGGCTTCTCATCTCATTACATGGATCCTTCAATTGTCCCCATAAACATTCCTCACTCTCATGTCCTGGAATGATTAGGACACTAAGATCTTCATTTCATAAACTTTTTCAATGATATATATCCCTAAAGTAGCCTAATAAACCTCCTTTCTCCCTACCTGTTGAGCACTACTATATCTTCTATAATATCCTTTTTATTTCACCTTCAAATCATTTCTTGTCAATGACAGTCTGGAGTAGGGTTGGCACTTTGGTTAAGTATGAAAAGCTCAGAGAATACATACATAGAGAGGTAGTGTTGTTATAATCTTCTTCAATGGGCACGTTGATCTTGTTGCATGCTCTACCGACCGGTGGTTATGAGGGTAATGACTTTTGTGTCTGGATTACTAgaattattcatatatatatatatatataattagtatCTACTATATACTATGGTTTTTGGGAACAGATATTATATATTTCGcattaatatatatatctaCTTATCTACCAAAGAATTGAACTATTTGAGGTTGGAAAATTAACCCCCACTACTATTGCATCCACACCTAAAAGCAAATGGAGATTGGAGATAGATaacagaaagagaaaaataaagcaTGGCCACAAAGACAAGCACGGAAAGTGTGCACGTGACAACCATGTTTGATTGATGCATGAATAATGACCACAGCCACATATTGTCGTCAATGTTGTAGGGATTAGGcctacaatttaattttaattttattttcattaagaGATATGCAATTCTTGAGTTTGACGTTCCCCTAATTgcatctttaatttcttgtttcaGATTATTATTTGCAAATGGGGCCGAATAATTCTACATTCTCAATgctgtcttcttttattttatttgttgtgctgtctttttttatattggcttaaaacaataaattttacggtatatttattttttatattaaaataataaatNNNNNNNNNNNNNNNNNNNNNNNNNNNNNNNNNNNNNNNNNNNNNNNNNNNNNNNNNNNNNNNNNNNNNCTTTTTACTTTAGTGTTTAAAttgtctaaattatttttaagataaaaatcaaatatttaaaatttattaaatattaattagttacctattttaaaaaattagacacCATTTGTAAGACATTATAGCAATCACTACTATAAATAGGCAAAAGCTATAACAATGAAAATATCTCAAGACCATATATATAGGGAATACTAAGGTATATTATATGTGAATGAAGATGAAACTAAACCTCATTATAGAGAGATCAAAATAAATCATAGAAGCATTATCATGAGAAGCATATTGGAAAGAAGTTCAAAGAGATGGCGATGTATTGTGAGAGGATGACCATAGATAGAAGCCAAGCCACAAGGGCCCATAACCATGTGAAGTGCTTTTTGGACAAAAATCATATCATAGATCATATATCATGTTAATCACTTTCATTTGCACCAAGAATTCAACTCAGCCAGTGTGCCGCTACTTGTTGCTATTCCTAATGCTACCTAGAGTGGTAGACAAAGACTATACCTAGATACAAAGAT belongs to Arachis duranensis cultivar V14167 chromosome 8, aradu.V14167.gnm2.J7QH, whole genome shotgun sequence and includes:
- the LOC107461628 gene encoding phototropin-1, yielding MEQSAGKSPKKSPLKPFPRDPRGSLEVFNPASSYSTASAAGNPTGSPAAARPQPIWKTWAAEQQLPRSNSLEELTTTAATSTTTTATSWMALKEPIPLASSESGAAAQRAAEWGLVLKTDTETGKPQGVAVRNSDGGGSSRRNSKNSARTSGDSSEEAESRGIPRVSEDLKNALSAFQQTFVVSDATKADYPILYASAGFFKMTGYTSKEVIGRNCRFLQGAETDPDDVSRIREALEAGKSYCGRLLNYKKDGTPFWNLLTISPIKDEDGKVIKFIGMQVEVSKHTEGAKEKALRPNGLPESLIRYDARQKENATTSVSELVSAIKRPRALSESTNRRPFIRNSSGGADRHQQEEAENKTEKTSRRKSESVASSARRKSQGEGGHGLTSLQQISELPEKKQKNSRRRSFMGFMKKNQANEESIDNEGVEEVSSESEDDDDRPDSFEFEGKEIQREKRKGLDLATTLERIEKNFVITDPRLPDNPIIFASDSFLELTEYSREEILGKNCRFLQGPETDPATVKKIRQAIDNQTEVTVQLINYTKTGKKFWNLFHLQPMRDQKGEVQYFIGVQLDGSQHVEPLHNCIAENTAKEGEQLVKQTAENVDEAVRELPDANMKPDDLWMNHSKVVQPKPHRKEDAAWRAIKKILDSGEQIGLKHFRPVKPLGSGDTGSVHLVELCGTGHHFAMKAMDKGVMLNRNKVHRACTEREILDMLDHPFLPALYASFQTKSHVCLITDYCPGGELFLLLDRQPTKVLKEEAARFYAAEVVVALEYLHCQGIIYRDLKPENVLIQSNGHVALTDFDLSCLTSCKPQLLLPATDDKKKKKKKQQKGQQVPVFMAEPMRASNSFVGTEEYIAPEIISGSGHTSAVDWWALGVLLYEMLYGYTPFRGKTRQKTFANILHKDLKFPKSKPVSLQGKQLIYWLLQRDPKDRLGSQEGANEIKRHPFFKSVNWALVRCMVTHTLNLIN